In Paraflavitalea devenefica, the following are encoded in one genomic region:
- a CDS encoding isoprenyl transferase, protein MQSLKEQIDLQRLPHHIAIIMDGNGRWAQEKGQDRLYGHFHGVESVRNIVEGCAELGIGYLTLYAFSTENWDRPEYEVTGLMELLVDTIRKETETLNKNNIKLHVIGDMNMLPDYAQKELNESLEITSRNTGLNLVMALSYSSRWELVQAVKHIAADVKAGQIDPQAITQDTLQKYLTTSNFPDPELMIRTSGEYRISNFLLYQLAYAELYFTNVRWPDFRKENLYEAIIDFQHRERRFGKTGDQLRQESLSQ, encoded by the coding sequence ATGCAGAGCCTTAAGGAGCAAATTGACTTGCAACGGTTGCCACATCATATTGCCATTATCATGGATGGCAATGGGCGCTGGGCACAGGAAAAAGGCCAGGACCGCCTGTATGGCCATTTCCATGGGGTGGAAAGTGTGCGCAATATTGTGGAAGGCTGTGCCGAACTGGGCATAGGCTACCTTACGCTGTATGCCTTCTCGACCGAAAACTGGGATCGCCCGGAGTATGAAGTTACCGGGTTGATGGAACTGCTGGTAGATACCATCCGGAAAGAAACCGAGACCCTCAATAAGAACAATATCAAGCTGCATGTTATTGGCGACATGAATATGCTGCCCGACTATGCCCAGAAGGAGTTGAATGAATCGCTGGAGATCACCAGCCGTAATACGGGCCTTAACCTTGTGATGGCCCTCAGCTACAGCAGCCGCTGGGAGCTGGTGCAGGCTGTTAAACACATTGCTGCCGACGTGAAAGCAGGGCAGATAGACCCCCAGGCTATTACACAGGATACCTTACAGAAATACCTTACCACCAGTAATTTTCCCGATCCGGAACTGATGATTCGCACCAGTGGCGAGTACCGGATCAGCAATTTCTTACTTTACCAGTTGGCTTATGCAGAACTTTATTTCACCAATGTACGCTGGCCCGATTTCCGCAAGGAAAACCTTTATGAAGCCATTATTGACTTCCAGCACCGGGAAAGGCGTTTTGGAAAGACCGGCGATCAGCTCCGGCAGGAGTCACTTAGCCAATAA
- the murI gene encoding glutamate racemase, with the protein MATSQPIGIFDSGYGGLTVMKEILRKLPQYDYVYLGDNARAPYGNRSFETVYRYTLQCVEWFFEQGCPLVILACNTASAKALRTIQQNDLQKLNPNNRVLGVIRPTTEKIGEFTKTNKIGILATSGTVQSGSYTIEIEKFYPRIHVSQEACPIWVPLIENNEHNSPGADYFVKKHLNNILGKEQGIDVLLLACTHYPLLLNKIQQFLPAGITVLSQGEIVADSLVNYLQRHPEIEQRCSRNGERTFYTTDSAEDFDNHASIFFGQPLQSKHLAL; encoded by the coding sequence ATGGCTACATCTCAGCCCATTGGCATTTTCGACTCCGGTTATGGCGGCCTTACTGTTATGAAAGAAATACTCCGCAAGCTGCCGCAATATGATTATGTCTACCTGGGCGATAATGCCCGCGCTCCTTATGGAAACCGCTCCTTCGAAACAGTATACCGCTATACCCTGCAATGTGTGGAATGGTTTTTTGAGCAGGGCTGCCCACTCGTTATCCTGGCCTGTAATACCGCTTCGGCTAAAGCATTACGTACTATACAACAAAACGATCTGCAAAAGCTCAATCCCAACAACCGGGTTTTGGGTGTTATACGTCCTACTACTGAGAAAATAGGGGAGTTTACCAAAACCAATAAAATAGGCATCCTGGCTACCTCCGGAACCGTACAGTCGGGCTCCTATACCATAGAAATTGAGAAGTTCTATCCACGGATCCATGTTTCCCAGGAAGCCTGTCCTATATGGGTGCCCCTGATAGAGAATAATGAACACAACAGTCCCGGTGCTGATTATTTTGTAAAAAAGCACCTGAATAACATACTGGGCAAAGAACAAGGCATTGATGTGCTGCTGCTGGCCTGTACCCATTATCCGTTGCTGCTGAACAAAATACAACAATTCCTGCCGGCAGGCATCACTGTACTGTCGCAGGGCGAAATAGTGGCCGATAGTTTGGTAAACTATTTGCAGCGTCATCCTGAAATAGAGCAGCGTTGCAGCAGGAATGGAGAGCGTACTTTTTATACTACCGATTCGGCAGAAGATTTTGATAATCACGCCAGCATCTTTTTCGGGCAACCGCTCCAGTCAAAACACCTTGCCTTGTAA
- a CDS encoding CvpA family protein yields the protein MIIDILFGILLLMAVIKGWRRGLVVAVFSVIAIIVGIAAAMKLSTVVAAYLKDSTNVSVQWLPFLSFAIVFIGVILLIRWGANLIEASLEVTLLGWVNRLGGILLYIVVYTLAFSVLLFFATQLKLLNENTITQSVTYSKVQPLGPLVIDTFGRLVPWFKDMFTELEAFFAHIAQQAVQ from the coding sequence ATGATCATTGATATACTTTTCGGGATACTACTGTTAATGGCTGTCATCAAAGGATGGCGGCGGGGGCTTGTCGTGGCGGTATTCTCAGTCATTGCCATTATCGTAGGCATTGCGGCCGCCATGAAATTGTCGACAGTAGTAGCCGCTTACCTCAAAGATTCTACCAATGTATCCGTACAATGGCTGCCTTTTCTTTCTTTCGCTATTGTATTCATAGGCGTTATCCTGCTTATTCGATGGGGGGCTAACCTCATTGAGGCATCATTGGAAGTAACTTTGCTGGGTTGGGTGAACCGGCTGGGGGGTATATTGTTATATATAGTTGTGTACACGCTTGCGTTTAGCGTATTGTTGTTTTTCGCTACACAGCTAAAGCTTTTAAATGAAAATACTATTACCCAATCGGTCACTTATTCAAAAGTACAGCCATTAGGCCCCCTGGTTATAGACACTTTTGGCAGGCTTGTTCCATGGTTTAAAGATATGTTCACGGAGCTGGAAGCATTTTTTGCTCATATTGCGCAACAGGCCGTACAATAA
- a CDS encoding CBS domain-containing protein encodes MLNKELISATIPTLNPGDSVYQALELMAEFHVMQLAVVADNKYLGLVAEDDLMNMDENLTLQSIENHFSKAAVRANTHFLEAVQVVNDHNLSVIPVVEPENVFAGVITATDLLKQLGKVTGASEPGGIMVLEMEQRNFSFSEISKLVETNDAQITQLNTYWDNNTGSFLVTLKINKFEISDIIATFQRYEYQIKYYFGEEQYENELRSNYDHLMNYLSI; translated from the coding sequence GTGCTAAACAAAGAACTAATATCTGCAACAATACCTACACTGAATCCCGGTGATTCGGTGTACCAGGCGCTTGAACTGATGGCAGAGTTCCATGTAATGCAACTGGCTGTAGTAGCCGATAATAAATACCTGGGGCTTGTTGCTGAAGATGACCTCATGAATATGGATGAAAACCTTACCCTTCAATCCATCGAAAACCACTTTTCCAAAGCAGCGGTCCGCGCCAATACCCACTTCCTGGAAGCTGTTCAGGTAGTCAATGATCACAACCTTTCCGTTATACCCGTAGTAGAACCGGAAAATGTTTTTGCCGGTGTTATTACTGCCACAGACCTGCTGAAACAGCTTGGTAAAGTAACCGGCGCCAGTGAGCCCGGCGGTATCATGGTACTGGAAATGGAACAACGCAACTTCTCTTTCTCCGAGATCAGCAAACTGGTGGAAACCAACGATGCACAGATCACACAGCTTAATACTTATTGGGATAATAATACCGGCTCCTTCCTTGTGACCCTCAAAATCAATAAGTTCGAGATTTCCGACATAATAGCCACGTTCCAGCGTTACGAGTACCAGATAAAGTATTATTTTGGGGAAGAACAGTACGAGAACGAGTTGCGCAGTAATTATGATCATTTAATGAATTACCTCAGTATTTAA
- a CDS encoding BamA/OMP85 family outer membrane protein, which translates to MQRTFTFSAILLAFLTFSAGSVFAQEKTDTIPTTIDPELEAISQSRNPKEYTIAGIKVTGTKRYDEQLLISIAGINVGDKIMIPGGDQFSKAITNLWNQRLFSNVQIYFTRLDGTNLYLEIQVTERPALSKYFFRGIRKSEDEDLRNKLNLVIGRVVTENTKISAEQLIQIYYTDKGFQSANVRIEEVPDPALPNSVILNFYVTKGHKVRISDINIEGNNSISSLRLKKKMKGTKEMSRLTLFPSKDSADIAGEKHTTFKEYLKDVGFLSLSKTKDFLDPYFRFKLFSSAKFNEKKFETDMESILEYYNSLGFRDATVEAKPQTYNKKGNLRVGLKVDEGHRYYFGNISWKGNTKYSDSILNFLMGIKKGDTYNLNILNSKLGKQASAEGGDISSLYLDDGYLFFKADAVETAVYNDTIDFEIRMMEGPQATIKNITISGNEKTKEHVVRREIRTLPGDKFSRTDLIRSNREIAQLGFFNQEKIGINPVPNQEDGTVDIHYTLEEKSSDQLELSAGWGGGIGLTGTLGVSFNNFSIRNIFRKEAWDPLPTGDGQKLSLRIQSNGRAFQSYNFSFTEPWLGGKKRNSLTVSLYNSIFRTGGIDNSGRYFFSDTNKLKNLGITVSLGKQLKWPDDFFTLVYSVSFTQYKLSNYPLFTQDFRNGTSNNLSFKVALNRNSAGPNPMFPTSGSNFLASLQFTPPYSLFNKNINTEDSYKLPEFHKWRFTAEWFIPIGKPMGADRSRQFVLRAAAKYGFMGRYNSKLGYSPFERFQVGDAGLANGNYILGYDIIAHRGYPVYENSDPKVNPDQQNASQFFTMFNKYTLELRYPFTTNPNSTIYGMAWFEAANGWYDYKDYNPFRLRRSAGVGMRFFLPMFGLLGFDYGVGFDRLKPEGKLRDAARFTFMLGFEPE; encoded by the coding sequence ATGCAGCGTACGTTTACTTTTTCCGCTATTCTATTGGCTTTCCTGACCTTCTCGGCAGGTTCTGTATTTGCCCAGGAAAAGACCGATACCATCCCTACCACTATTGATCCCGAGTTGGAAGCAATAAGCCAGTCAAGGAATCCCAAGGAATATACCATTGCCGGTATCAAGGTTACAGGCACCAAAAGATATGATGAACAACTGCTTATTTCCATAGCGGGCATTAACGTGGGAGATAAGATAATGATACCTGGTGGCGACCAGTTCAGTAAAGCCATCACCAACCTGTGGAACCAGCGCCTTTTCTCCAACGTTCAGATCTATTTTACCCGTCTTGACGGTACCAATTTATACCTGGAGATACAGGTAACAGAACGTCCGGCCCTGTCAAAATACTTCTTCAGGGGAATCCGTAAATCAGAAGATGAGGACCTCCGCAATAAGCTTAACCTTGTTATAGGCCGTGTGGTAACAGAAAATACCAAGATCAGCGCAGAACAACTGATCCAAATCTATTATACCGATAAGGGTTTTCAGAGCGCTAATGTGCGTATTGAAGAAGTGCCCGATCCCGCCCTGCCCAACTCCGTTATCCTGAATTTTTATGTAACGAAAGGGCATAAGGTCCGTATATCCGATATTAATATCGAAGGGAATAATAGTATCAGCTCATTGAGGCTGAAGAAAAAGATGAAGGGCACCAAGGAAATGAGCAGGCTGACCCTTTTCCCCTCTAAAGATTCAGCAGATATAGCCGGCGAAAAACACACCACCTTCAAAGAATACCTGAAAGACGTAGGTTTCCTCTCCCTTTCCAAAACAAAAGATTTCCTGGATCCTTATTTCCGTTTTAAGCTCTTCAGCTCGGCCAAATTCAATGAAAAGAAATTCGAAACGGATATGGAGAGCATCCTGGAATACTATAACTCACTCGGTTTCCGTGATGCTACGGTGGAAGCAAAACCCCAGACCTACAACAAGAAGGGTAACTTACGGGTTGGCCTTAAAGTCGACGAAGGTCACCGCTATTATTTTGGTAACATTTCCTGGAAAGGGAATACCAAATATTCTGATTCCATCCTTAATTTCTTAATGGGCATCAAGAAGGGCGATACCTATAACCTGAATATCCTGAACAGTAAGCTGGGTAAACAAGCTTCTGCCGAAGGTGGTGATATCAGCAGCCTATACCTGGACGATGGGTACCTGTTCTTTAAAGCTGATGCGGTTGAAACTGCGGTATATAATGATACCATAGATTTTGAGATCCGTATGATGGAAGGTCCGCAGGCCACTATCAAGAATATTACCATTTCCGGTAATGAAAAAACCAAGGAGCACGTTGTCCGTCGTGAAATACGTACACTGCCCGGTGATAAATTCAGCCGTACTGACCTCATCCGTTCCAACCGTGAAATTGCCCAGTTGGGCTTTTTCAACCAGGAGAAAATTGGCATCAACCCTGTTCCTAACCAGGAAGATGGTACGGTGGATATCCACTATACCCTGGAAGAAAAATCATCCGACCAGCTTGAGTTGAGTGCCGGCTGGGGTGGTGGTATTGGTTTGACTGGTACCCTTGGTGTATCCTTTAATAACTTTTCGATCCGTAATATCTTCCGTAAAGAAGCCTGGGACCCATTACCTACCGGTGATGGCCAGAAGCTCAGTTTGCGTATTCAGTCCAATGGCCGTGCATTCCAGTCATACAACTTTTCATTTACAGAGCCCTGGCTGGGTGGTAAAAAGAGAAACTCACTTACTGTGAGCTTGTACAACAGTATCTTCCGTACCGGTGGTATTGATAACAGTGGCCGTTATTTCTTCAGCGATACCAACAAGCTTAAGAACTTAGGTATTACCGTTTCTTTGGGTAAGCAGTTAAAATGGCCCGATGACTTCTTCACGCTGGTATATTCAGTAAGCTTTACACAATATAAGCTGTCCAACTATCCACTGTTCACCCAGGATTTCCGTAATGGAACATCCAATAACCTGAGCTTTAAAGTAGCGCTCAACCGTAACTCAGCGGGTCCCAATCCCATGTTCCCTACCAGTGGCTCCAACTTCCTGGCGAGCTTGCAGTTTACGCCACCCTATTCGTTGTTTAATAAAAATATTAATACAGAGGATAGCTATAAGCTACCCGAGTTCCATAAATGGCGTTTCACGGCGGAATGGTTCATTCCGATTGGTAAACCCATGGGCGCCGACAGAAGCCGCCAGTTCGTACTGCGTGCCGCTGCCAAATATGGCTTCATGGGCCGGTATAACAGTAAATTGGGTTATTCACCTTTTGAGCGTTTCCAGGTGGGTGATGCTGGTCTGGCCAACGGAAACTATATCTTAGGATATGATATCATTGCACACCGTGGTTATCCTGTATATGAGAACTCTGATCCCAAGGTGAATCCTGACCAGCAGAATGCCAGCCAGTTCTTTACCATGTTCAACAAGTATACGCTGGAACTGCGTTATCCATTTACCACGAACCCAAACAGTACTATCTATGGTATGGCCTGGTTTGAAGCTGCCAATGGATGGTATGATTATAAAGACTATAATCCTTTCCGCCTCCGCAGAAGTGCCGGGGTTGGTATGCGTTTCTTCCTACCCATGTTTGGATTGCTTGGCTTCGACTACGGTGTCGGCTTCGACCGCTTGAAGCCGGAAGGCAAGTTGCGTGATGCTGCCCGCTTTACCTTCATGCTTGGTTTTGAACCTGAATAA
- the porG gene encoding type IX secretion system protein PorG, producing MNRLVVVIALLLCISVQPATAQWEAIRQEGEFGLSVGAAHYFGDLNTRAKINRPKIAVGAFFRKQFGNYIGLRVGAHFAQLGYSDKYNTHNEFMRRRNLSFNTNIFELAVQGDFNFFKFVPGDPYHSFTPYVTLGVGVFSYDPYAYLNGQKVFLRPLGTEGQGLADSSLNRKPYNTMAICIPLGVGIKYALNDRMNIGFEIAYRFTTADYIDDVSTTYVGIDKFPLLPDGSYSQAALLQDRSYETSAERIGEPGRQRGFANQKDHYVFAEVTLSFNLTSYRCPTAN from the coding sequence ATGAACAGACTGGTTGTTGTTATAGCCTTGCTGCTTTGTATATCAGTACAACCCGCTACTGCACAATGGGAAGCCATCCGGCAGGAGGGTGAATTTGGCCTCTCGGTCGGGGCTGCTCACTATTTTGGCGACCTGAATACAAGGGCCAAGATCAATCGTCCTAAAATAGCCGTTGGCGCTTTTTTCCGTAAACAGTTTGGTAATTATATTGGCCTGAGGGTGGGCGCCCATTTTGCCCAGCTTGGTTATTCCGACAAGTACAATACCCATAACGAGTTCATGCGCCGCAGGAACCTGAGCTTTAACACCAATATTTTTGAGCTGGCTGTGCAGGGGGACTTTAACTTTTTCAAGTTTGTTCCCGGTGACCCTTATCATTCTTTTACACCCTATGTTACCCTTGGTGTAGGCGTATTCAGCTATGATCCCTATGCCTACCTCAACGGCCAGAAGGTATTCCTTCGTCCTTTAGGTACTGAAGGACAAGGACTTGCAGATTCTTCGCTGAACCGGAAACCCTATAATACCATGGCCATTTGTATTCCGCTGGGAGTAGGTATCAAATATGCGCTTAATGACCGTATGAATATTGGCTTTGAAATAGCTTACCGGTTCACTACGGCTGATTATATAGATGACGTGAGCACGACTTACGTTGGCATCGATAAATTTCCCCTACTGCCCGACGGTTCATATTCTCAGGCAGCCCTGCTGCAGGACAGATCATATGAAACCAGTGCCGAACGTATCGGTGAGCCAGGCCGTCAGCGTGGTTTTGCCAATCAGAAAGATCATTATGTTTTTGCTGAGGTGACCCTTTCTTTCAACCTCACCTCTTACCGCTGCCCTACCGCCAATTAA
- a CDS encoding OmpH family outer membrane protein: MKKVLLIGSFLLALTGASFAQRYGIVDTKYILDKMPEYKEAQKKLDQFSIQWQKEIDDKQAALDKMYKDFDAEQVMLSEELKKKREDELFIREKELRDLQRKRFGFEGDLFKRRQELIKPIQDKVYNAIQKIAVNRAFDFILDKSEGITVIFADPKLDRSEDVLKELGVK; this comes from the coding sequence ATGAAAAAGGTACTGCTCATTGGCTCCTTCCTGCTGGCGCTTACAGGTGCGTCATTTGCACAACGGTATGGAATCGTTGACACCAAATACATCCTGGATAAAATGCCGGAGTACAAAGAAGCCCAGAAAAAGCTGGACCAGTTCAGCATCCAATGGCAAAAAGAGATTGATGATAAGCAAGCTGCTCTGGATAAAATGTATAAGGATTTTGATGCTGAGCAGGTAATGCTGAGCGAAGAACTGAAGAAAAAAAGAGAAGATGAGCTCTTTATCCGGGAAAAGGAATTGCGTGACCTTCAACGCAAACGGTTTGGTTTTGAAGGGGATCTGTTCAAAAGGCGCCAGGAACTGATAAAACCCATACAGGACAAGGTTTATAATGCGATCCAGAAAATAGCCGTTAACCGGGCCTTCGATTTTATTTTGGATAAAAGTGAAGGAATTACTGTTATCTTTGCCGACCCTAAATTGGACAGGAGCGAGGATGTATTGAAAGAATTAGGTGTTAAATAA
- a CDS encoding NAD kinase: protein MKVAIYSRVIDYDQKGEVQQLFDELAKENMELVIYEPFYETIRSSFRFPDRISIFRDSNDLTSAIDFLISLGGDGTLLDTVTLVRNKNIPILGINFGRLGFLASIGRTELTTAVQSLVKRTIVIDKRSLIHLDANKPLFGEVPYGLNEFAIHKTDTSPMIKIHTYLNGEFLNTYWADGLIVATPTGSTGYSLSCSGPVVFPESASFVITPVAPHNLNVRPIVVGDDNIISFEVEGRTDHFICALDSRKEIVDKKVQLAVQREAFTLSLVRLNENNFLQTLRNKLSWGLDTRN, encoded by the coding sequence ATGAAAGTAGCTATCTATAGCCGGGTAATTGATTATGATCAGAAAGGAGAAGTTCAACAGTTATTTGATGAACTGGCCAAGGAAAATATGGAGCTCGTTATTTATGAGCCCTTCTATGAAACTATCCGGTCTTCTTTCCGGTTTCCTGATAGGATATCCATCTTCAGAGATTCCAATGACCTTACATCGGCCATTGATTTTCTGATCAGCCTGGGTGGCGATGGTACCTTATTGGACACAGTAACCCTGGTAAGGAATAAAAATATTCCCATATTGGGCATCAACTTCGGTCGCCTGGGCTTCCTGGCCAGTATTGGCCGTACGGAGCTGACTACTGCTGTACAATCCCTGGTAAAAAGGACGATCGTTATAGACAAACGGTCACTCATTCACCTGGATGCCAATAAGCCGTTATTTGGCGAAGTGCCTTATGGGCTCAATGAGTTTGCGATCCATAAGACCGACACTTCGCCCATGATCAAGATCCATACTTATCTGAATGGGGAATTCCTGAATACTTATTGGGCCGATGGCCTTATTGTAGCCACCCCCACGGGGTCAACGGGGTATTCCTTAAGCTGTAGTGGTCCGGTAGTATTCCCGGAATCGGCCAGTTTCGTAATAACTCCTGTAGCCCCTCATAACCTCAATGTGCGGCCTATTGTGGTAGGAGATGATAATATTATTTCATTTGAAGTGGAAGGCAGGACCGATCATTTTATCTGTGCGCTCGATTCCCGGAAGGAGATCGTAGATAAAAAAGTGCAGTTGGCAGTTCAGCGTGAGGCCTTTACGTTGAGCCTTGTACGATTAAATGAAAATAACTTTTTACAAACCCTTCGTAATAAGCTTTCGTGGGGTCTTGATACAAGGAATTAA
- a CDS encoding POTRA domain-containing protein: MRIPKKYYAVIAVLLLGSTFLKAQPVATDSQAVVPVVTAAQPPSTPFVIGIIYIEGNKRTKSYIIERELPFKAGDSVYLPELVQGFEISRRQLFNTGLFNEVVVALKSFRGYEVDVIIQVKERWYTFPIPYVKPVDRNLSEWSRQGYGFDRLNYGLKFTQYNFTGRNDKLRFWLITGYTKQIQAQYDQPYADKTLRHGYSVGFLYSFNKEINYATVNNQQMFTDSLTDGIRRWEGKLEYTYRPGLRTFHAVRLSIVHQQVDSQLLDLNPKYFKVNQSAVTYPELSYTIRYVNVDYVHFPLTGWMGEASLLKRGIHKNMDMWQLSAKVTKGWQLTKKTFYSLQGTGVLRVPFDQPYINHRMFGYGDMFLRGLEKYVVDGVAGLMARSTLRRELFRFNINTHLRSRSHDRIPFRIYARTFGDMGYAYNKNFTGNSLTNRPLYTGGFGVDVVTFYDLILRFDYSFNQLGQNGLFLHIKNDF, translated from the coding sequence ATGCGGATACCAAAGAAATATTATGCTGTAATAGCAGTGCTGCTGCTGGGAAGTACATTCCTAAAAGCACAGCCGGTCGCAACAGACTCCCAGGCGGTAGTTCCCGTTGTCACTGCTGCCCAGCCTCCTTCCACCCCTTTTGTGATAGGTATTATCTATATCGAAGGGAATAAACGCACCAAATCATACATTATAGAGCGGGAATTGCCTTTCAAAGCCGGCGACTCCGTCTATCTGCCTGAACTGGTGCAGGGGTTTGAGATCTCCCGCCGTCAGCTATTCAATACCGGTCTGTTCAATGAAGTAGTGGTAGCCCTCAAATCATTCCGCGGATATGAAGTGGATGTGATTATCCAGGTAAAGGAACGCTGGTATACGTTTCCCATTCCTTATGTAAAACCGGTAGACCGCAATCTCTCTGAATGGTCGCGCCAGGGTTATGGATTTGACCGGCTTAATTATGGCCTCAAGTTCACTCAATACAATTTTACCGGCCGGAATGATAAACTCAGGTTTTGGTTAATTACCGGCTATACAAAGCAGATCCAGGCCCAGTATGATCAGCCTTATGCAGATAAAACACTGCGCCACGGTTATAGCGTAGGATTTTTATACTCCTTTAACAAAGAGATCAACTATGCTACCGTCAATAACCAGCAGATGTTTACTGACTCGCTTACCGACGGTATCAGGCGCTGGGAAGGTAAACTGGAGTATACCTACCGGCCCGGTCTGCGCACTTTTCATGCGGTACGTTTATCCATCGTACATCAACAAGTAGACAGCCAGTTACTTGATCTCAATCCGAAATATTTCAAGGTCAACCAGAGTGCCGTTACCTATCCCGAGCTGTCTTATACGATCAGGTATGTGAATGTGGACTACGTGCATTTCCCCCTGACCGGCTGGATGGGTGAGGCCAGTCTGTTGAAGCGCGGTATCCATAAAAACATGGACATGTGGCAACTGAGCGCGAAGGTGACCAAGGGCTGGCAACTGACTAAAAAGACGTTTTATTCCCTGCAGGGAACAGGCGTATTGCGAGTGCCGTTTGATCAGCCTTATATCAATCACCGTATGTTTGGTTATGGCGATATGTTCCTGCGGGGACTGGAGAAATATGTAGTGGATGGCGTAGCAGGGCTCATGGCCCGCAGTACCCTGCGGCGTGAGCTATTCCGCTTTAATATCAATACGCACCTCAGGTCACGCTCACACGACAGGATACCCTTTCGTATTTATGCCCGTACTTTTGGCGATATGGGGTATGCATATAATAAAAACTTTACCGGTAACTCCCTCACTAATCGGCCATTATATACCGGTGGCTTCGGTGTGGATGTTGTTACTTTCTATGACCTTATACTCCGCTTTGATTATAGCTTCAACCAATTAGGTCAAAACGGACTATTTTTGCACATTAAAAACGATTTTTGA
- a CDS encoding OmpH family outer membrane protein — MKKFFTGMLFALGLMVAGEVNAQTKIGYISSQEVVSIMPEARKADSLLTDFKNALIQNATDKQNAFYAAIDKFNKDSATLSDAVKVVKRTELTKMGQELGGEEERIQQQLQQKQQELIQPINRKAYEAIQAVAKEHNYAFVFEKEALLVAPPAEDILPLVAKKLNIKLPTAAGGNQPAAKPTTPKQ, encoded by the coding sequence ATGAAAAAGTTTTTTACAGGTATGTTGTTTGCCCTGGGCCTGATGGTGGCTGGTGAAGTAAACGCACAGACAAAGATCGGGTACATCAGCTCGCAGGAAGTGGTTAGCATCATGCCTGAAGCACGTAAAGCCGACTCACTGCTTACTGATTTCAAGAATGCACTGATACAGAATGCTACCGACAAGCAAAATGCCTTCTACGCAGCGATAGATAAGTTCAATAAGGATTCTGCCACCTTATCTGATGCGGTTAAAGTGGTTAAGAGAACAGAGCTCACCAAAATGGGCCAGGAACTGGGTGGTGAAGAAGAGCGCATCCAGCAACAACTGCAGCAAAAACAGCAGGAGCTTATCCAGCCTATCAATAGAAAAGCCTACGAAGCTATCCAGGCTGTAGCCAAAGAGCACAACTATGCATTTGTTTTCGAAAAAGAAGCGCTCCTTGTAGCTCCTCCTGCCGAAGATATTTTACCCCTGGTAGCTAAAAAGCTCAATATTAAGCTGCCTACTGCCGCTGGTGGTAATCAACCTGCAGCTAAACCAACAACTCCCAAGCAGTAA
- a CDS encoding alpha/beta fold hydrolase, with translation MNYEIKQVDKFKFIEEGEGEPLILLHGLFGALGNFNSLIDYFRHHYKVVVPMLPLLDLDLLHTSVGGLQKYVHRFIEYRDYKNVHLLGNSLGGHVGILYVLKHPERIKSLILTGSSGLFENGMGDTYPKRGDYEYIKKKAEVTFYDPKTATKEIVDEVYETVNNRLKAIKVIALAKSAIRNNLGEELNQIKQPTLLIWGNNDAVTPPFVAREFQKLIPNSELHFIDKCGHAPMMEVPDEFNRILHKFLTKLNEPAAVA, from the coding sequence ATGAATTACGAGATCAAACAAGTGGATAAGTTCAAATTTATTGAAGAAGGTGAGGGTGAACCGTTGATTTTGTTACACGGTTTGTTCGGCGCATTAGGCAACTTCAATAGTTTGATAGATTATTTTAGGCATCATTACAAAGTAGTGGTGCCCATGCTCCCTTTGCTTGATCTTGACCTGCTCCACACTTCCGTAGGCGGCTTGCAGAAGTATGTTCACCGGTTTATAGAATACCGGGACTATAAAAATGTGCACCTGCTGGGTAATTCATTGGGCGGCCATGTGGGCATATTATATGTATTAAAGCATCCCGAAAGGATTAAATCACTCATACTTACTGGCAGTTCCGGCTTATTTGAGAATGGAATGGGAGATACTTATCCCAAAAGAGGGGATTATGAATATATTAAAAAGAAAGCGGAAGTAACGTTTTATGACCCAAAAACCGCTACCAAGGAAATCGTGGATGAGGTGTATGAAACAGTTAATAACCGCCTTAAAGCCATCAAGGTAATTGCCCTGGCCAAAAGCGCCATCCGGAATAATCTTGGTGAGGAACTCAATCAGATCAAGCAACCCACGTTATTAATATGGGGAAACAATGATGCGGTAACCCCACCGTTCGTTGCACGTGAATTTCAAAAATTGATCCCAAACAGTGAGCTGCACTTTATTGATAAATGTGGACACGCGCCTATGATGGAGGTCCCCGACGAATTTAACCGGATACTCCATAAATTTTTGACAAAATTAAACGAGCCCGCAGCGGTAGCCTGA